In one Tessaracoccus palaemonis genomic region, the following are encoded:
- a CDS encoding amidase domain-containing protein — translation MVEGDTSETSSRSRGGSDALADYFDTLRTEQRSMEEYGGVTVLDTTADIEVLSSAASGSQILGELHVTRTVAELPEGELWEEVLPVTLEIGSDGALDVLSVGVQDSVVSESETVASSSVPAVSGIDVPATYEPDLHVAVAAKLSKTKAINYAKKWWNGRNKVYPTRYTNDCTNFVSQVMHQGGWTTVSGIYTSNKAWWYNGIPNGSYTWGGAENFYRFAVHESKRASALKNVADLWLGDILQYEKKGESKIKHRMVVTNWINKVPYLTYHTTDTLNKPFTAMKSMDVTWYASHT, via the coding sequence ATGGTCGAGGGCGACACCAGTGAGACCTCGAGTCGGTCACGCGGAGGCAGCGACGCGTTGGCCGACTACTTCGACACGCTCCGAACAGAGCAGCGATCGATGGAAGAGTACGGCGGGGTCACGGTCCTCGACACAACGGCCGACATCGAGGTTCTTTCCAGCGCCGCGTCCGGGTCCCAGATCCTTGGCGAGCTACATGTCACCAGGACCGTTGCTGAGCTGCCTGAAGGCGAGCTGTGGGAGGAAGTCCTTCCCGTGACCCTGGAAATCGGCTCGGACGGAGCGCTCGACGTCTTGAGCGTCGGCGTTCAAGACTCGGTGGTCAGCGAGTCTGAAACAGTCGCCAGTTCCTCAGTGCCGGCCGTCTCTGGCATTGACGTGCCTGCAACGTACGAGCCTGACTTGCACGTCGCCGTTGCGGCCAAGCTCAGCAAGACGAAGGCCATCAACTATGCCAAGAAGTGGTGGAACGGTCGCAACAAAGTCTACCCCACTCGGTACACGAACGATTGCACGAACTTTGTGTCACAGGTGATGCACCAGGGTGGCTGGACGACGGTGTCGGGCATATATACCAGCAACAAGGCCTGGTGGTACAACGGGATCCCGAACGGGAGCTACACCTGGGGAGGAGCGGAGAACTTCTACCGATTCGCCGTGCACGAGTCCAAGAGAGCCTCAGCGCTCAAGAACGTCGCCGACCTCTGGCTCGGCGACATCCTCCAATATGAGAAGAAGGGAGAGAGCAAGATCAAGCACAGGATGGTCGTTACCAACTGGATCAATAAGGTACCCTATCTCACCTACCATACGACCGACACCCTGAACAAGCCGTTCACGGCCATGAAATCCATGGATGTCACGTGGTACGCATCCCACACATGA
- a CDS encoding class I SAM-dependent methyltransferase has protein sequence MTVEPSKWTRIIEADPGHSQRYIQRFKIMEANGADLYGEARTVDAMASRNSRILDAGCGPGRLGTYLHERGHQVVGIDVDPALIEAAAADHPGPTWVVGDLAEMDLPARGIPADFDVIVSAGNVMGFLAPSTRVDVLTNIARHLAPTGRAIIGFGAGRGYEFGEFLADAQQGGLDLQVALSTWDLRPFEQDSDFLVAIFGRA, from the coding sequence ATGACTGTTGAACCCAGCAAGTGGACCCGCATCATCGAGGCGGACCCCGGGCACTCCCAGCGCTACATCCAGCGCTTCAAGATCATGGAGGCCAACGGCGCCGACCTGTACGGCGAGGCCCGCACCGTCGACGCGATGGCCTCCCGCAACTCCCGCATCCTCGACGCGGGCTGCGGCCCCGGGCGGCTGGGCACCTACCTCCACGAGCGCGGCCACCAGGTCGTCGGCATCGACGTCGACCCTGCGCTGATCGAGGCGGCGGCGGCCGACCACCCCGGCCCGACGTGGGTCGTCGGCGACCTGGCGGAGATGGACCTCCCCGCGCGCGGCATCCCGGCCGACTTCGACGTGATCGTCAGCGCCGGCAACGTCATGGGGTTCCTCGCCCCGTCGACCCGCGTCGACGTGCTGACGAACATCGCGAGGCACCTGGCCCCGACGGGCCGCGCGATCATCGGCTTCGGCGCCGGCCGCGGCTACGAGTTCGGCGAGTTCCTTGCCGACGCACAGCAGGGTGGCCTCGACCTCCAGGTGGCCCTGTCGACGTGGGACCTGCGCCCGTTCGAGCAGGACTCGGACTTCCTCGTGGCGATCTTCGGCCGCGCCTGA
- a CDS encoding DUF3263 domain-containing protein: protein MAAMSEALSFAGAADLAERDAAILDFEDSWFTSSVPKEQAIMEHFSMTAARYYQHLNTLIDTPEALAYKPLLVKRLRRMRVQRQSARSARRLQG from the coding sequence ATGGCGGCCATGTCCGAGGCTCTCTCTTTCGCCGGCGCGGCCGATCTGGCCGAGCGTGACGCCGCCATCCTCGATTTCGAGGACAGCTGGTTCACGTCGTCGGTGCCGAAGGAGCAGGCGATCATGGAGCACTTCTCCATGACGGCGGCCAGGTACTACCAGCACCTGAACACGCTGATCGACACACCCGAGGCCTTGGCCTACAAGCCGCTGCTGGTGAAGCGCCTGCGCCGCATGCGCGTCCAGCGGCAGTCGGCGCGCTCCGCCCGCCGGCTGCAGGGCTGA
- the manA gene encoding mannose-6-phosphate isomerase, class I, producing the protein MRRLNGFVQRFAWGSEDAIPGILGVEQDGLPWAEYWLGTHPNGPATLEDGRPLSDLLVATPECLGEATRTSFGGRLPFMVKLLSASSPLSLQAHPSREQAVVGYAKESLQGLHPSDPRRSYKDDWPKPEAIVALTPFEGLLGFRDPQETAGLYEALGVDEELTSVIGPLRDRRDAPALQEVFLDVLSMEDRRHLVDVVLAAAVNHLDSPGRLGMFARTAVELDEHFPGEPGILAALLLNRFSLQPGEAVALEAGVMHAYLRGTAIEVMANSDNVMRGGLTAKHIDVDGLLQVVDFEPRRPNVLLAEGADGVYVYPTSFPEFELWLVAPVDCRPLLVPRGDCGRIALVASGEFTLEGDDGAFPLRSGEAVFIPADEQVFAQGNGQLFITASGA; encoded by the coding sequence ATGCGCAGACTGAACGGATTCGTGCAGCGCTTCGCCTGGGGCAGCGAGGATGCCATCCCCGGAATCCTGGGAGTGGAGCAGGACGGCCTCCCCTGGGCGGAGTACTGGCTGGGCACGCACCCGAACGGCCCGGCCACGCTCGAAGACGGAAGGCCCCTCTCCGATCTCCTGGTGGCGACCCCCGAGTGCCTCGGCGAGGCCACGCGAACCTCCTTCGGGGGCAGGCTGCCTTTCATGGTCAAGCTGCTGTCGGCCTCGTCGCCGCTCAGCCTGCAGGCACACCCCTCGAGGGAGCAGGCGGTCGTCGGCTACGCGAAGGAGTCGCTGCAGGGTCTTCATCCCAGCGACCCCCGCCGCTCATACAAGGACGACTGGCCCAAGCCGGAGGCGATCGTCGCTCTGACGCCCTTCGAGGGCCTCCTCGGGTTCCGCGACCCTCAGGAGACCGCCGGCCTGTACGAGGCCCTGGGCGTCGACGAGGAGCTGACGTCGGTCATCGGCCCGCTCCGCGACCGCCGCGACGCCCCCGCACTCCAGGAGGTCTTCCTCGACGTGCTGTCGATGGAGGACCGACGACACCTCGTCGACGTCGTCCTCGCGGCAGCCGTCAACCACCTCGACTCCCCCGGTCGGCTCGGCATGTTCGCCCGCACCGCCGTCGAGCTCGACGAGCACTTCCCCGGGGAGCCGGGGATTCTGGCCGCACTGCTGCTGAACCGCTTCTCCCTGCAGCCGGGCGAGGCCGTTGCCCTGGAGGCGGGCGTGATGCACGCCTACCTGCGCGGCACCGCCATCGAGGTGATGGCCAACTCGGACAACGTGATGCGCGGCGGGCTGACCGCCAAGCACATCGACGTCGACGGGCTGCTGCAGGTCGTGGACTTCGAGCCCCGCCGCCCGAACGTCCTCCTGGCGGAGGGCGCCGACGGCGTCTACGTCTACCCGACGTCCTTCCCCGAGTTCGAGCTGTGGCTCGTGGCCCCCGTCGACTGCCGCCCGCTGCTCGTCCCACGCGGCGATTGCGGGCGCATCGCTCTGGTCGCCTCCGGCGAGTTCACCTTGGAGGGCGACGACGGCGCGTTCCCGCTGCGCTCGGGCGAGGCCGTGTTCATCCCTGCCGACGAACAGGTGTTCGCGCAGGGCAACGGGCAGCTGTTCATCACGGCGTCCGGCGCCTGA